The nucleotide sequence GAAGGAAAGGCCGTTCTTAAAGGCAATCCTTGTCATGTCATCCTCCTCGATCTTTTTCTTTCAGGCACCGCGGAGTTCGGCGGTCTTGAGGAAATTCTGAAGCATTTTCCGAGTATTCCGGTGATCGTTTTTACGGCTATCGGGAACGAGGAATTGGGGACGGAAGCTCTTATCATGGGCGCACAGGATTATCTTGTCAAGGGTGCGATCGATACCGGGGGGCTGGTAAATGCCGTTACCGACGCCATCGGCCTGTTTCAGGCGAAAATCGCTTTCAGCGATCTCAGCCGTTATTGTGAAGCGGTGCTGTTCTCCCTCGGCTGTATCCTCGATTACAGCCATAATGCCGAAATCTCCCCTTTTTCCCACGCTTTCTTTTCGGCGATGAAGCAACGGGTGAAAGAACTCAAGTTCGGTACCGATTTTTCCTTTTTTCTCATGAACAGAAAAGAAAACAACCTGACGCTTACAGCGTTCAATGACAAAAACTGGGACAAGCGTGAGGAGTCTTTTTCCGTTTCCGAAAAAGGCAGCGTATTGTTCAAGGCGATTCGTACGAAAAAAGTGATAACGGAAGAGGGGGCTTCACACGCCGTATTCGGTAAAGAAATGTCGAATGTAAAAACGCCCGCCCGGCTCATTTGTGTTCCGCTCATTGTCGGGAGTAAGGCCGTCGGTGTGATTAATCTTCACGGGTATACCGGTCTCAGCGTGTCGGCACAATTGTATATCAGACTGAACATGCTGTTGTATTATCTGAAACAGCATATCCTGGATGATTTGAACAGGAAAAAACTGGAGGAACCGGTGCTTTCGGACGGCCTCACGGGACTCTACAACAGGCGGTACCTTCTTTGGGAACTCGAGCGGGAAATCAGTCGCGCAAAACGATACCGCGGCTCGCTTTCCGTTCTCCTCATCGACATCGACAATCTGAAAGGGATTAATACCGATTACGGCTATAAAACAGGCGATCGCGTCCTGCGGCATATCTCTTTGCGGCTCAAAGGATCGGTACGAAATACCGATCTGATGGGGCGCTACGGTGGTGATGAGTTTTTGGCGATATTGACGGAAACAAAAAGCTTCGGCGCGAACGTTCTGAAAAAGCGAATACAGAAAGGAATTTTTCAGCACAAGATCGATACCGGCGGTGAAGAACCGTTGACCGTTGACACGAAAATCAGCGCGGTGGAATATGATTTGAAAACGGAAACGGCGCGGGAGTTTATCGATCATGCGGGAAAGCTTCTTGTTCAGGAAAAAAAACGGGAAAACGAACATACAGAAGAGGTTGTCGAAGAAAAAATCGTTCCCGTACCGCCGAAAAAGGATGTCGTTCATATCTATTTTATCGAACCGCTTCAACTCATTTCAGTCGTCATCGATACCCTGGTGCGAATCGGTTTCGAATCGTATCAGGTTGATGAAAAGGACAAGCTGAGTCTGCTCAAGATACTGAACAAGGATGTGAGGAATGTTATTTTTATCTGTATTTCGAGTCAGAGTGAACTGGAAGGCTGGTTCGAGTATATCGACAAGGTCGAACGCCTGCGCGGCTATACGATTCAGATCGGGGTTTTCATTTACAGTAAATTTGACCCCACCGACGCGATGAAATTTCTCGAAAAAAACATCGCCGTCATCAAATTTTCGGATATTCAGCAGGATACCCTCTCCGTGTTGAAAAAAATCCTCTTTTATTTTGAAGCACGGGGAAAACGCGGCTACGTACGCGTCGAGGCGATCGAGGATTCCATTGCCTTGTTTACCATAGAGAGCGAACGGGATACGATAAAAGCTAAAATTCTCAATATCTCCGAGCAGGCATTCGCCTGCCAGTTCAGAAAAAGCGATATCCATCACATTATGCAGGGCAGATATTTCCCGAAAGTACTGCTTAGGCTCAAGGGGATCATGGTATCGATCGCGGCAAAGGCCGTTACCTCGAAAAAGGACAATCCGCAGCTATG is from Spirochaetales bacterium and encodes:
- a CDS encoding GGDEF domain-containing response regulator — translated: MSDKVIDLLVIDGNAEDRAYIKDILSTYSEKEYTVNEAKSINEGKAVLKGNPCHVILLDLFLSGTAEFGGLEEILKHFPSIPVIVFTAIGNEELGTEALIMGAQDYLVKGAIDTGGLVNAVTDAIGLFQAKIAFSDLSRYCEAVLFSLGCILDYSHNAEISPFSHAFFSAMKQRVKELKFGTDFSFFLMNRKENNLTLTAFNDKNWDKREESFSVSEKGSVLFKAIRTKKVITEEGASHAVFGKEMSNVKTPARLICVPLIVGSKAVGVINLHGYTGLSVSAQLYIRLNMLLYYLKQHILDDLNRKKLEEPVLSDGLTGLYNRRYLLWELEREISRAKRYRGSLSVLLIDIDNLKGINTDYGYKTGDRVLRHISLRLKGSVRNTDLMGRYGGDEFLAILTETKSFGANVLKKRIQKGIFQHKIDTGGEEPLTVDTKISAVEYDLKTETAREFIDHAGKLLVQEKKRENEHTEEVVEEKIVPVPPKKDVVHIYFIEPLQLISVVIDTLVRIGFESYQVDEKDKLSLLKILNKDVRNVIFICISSQSELEGWFEYIDKVERLRGYTIQIGVFIYSKFDPTDAMKFLEKNIAVIKFSDIQQDTLSVLKKILFYFEARGKRGYVRVEAIEDSIALFTIESERDTIKAKILNISEQAFACQFRKSDIHHIMQGRYFPKVLLRLKGIMVSIAAKAVTSKKDNPQLWVMHICSAIYVNNKVSYTTELSKETKDKIHRYIRLCLKENIKTKLINV